The Bordetella sp. FB-8 genome includes a window with the following:
- a CDS encoding metal ABC transporter permease — MFAYEFMRNAYAAAGIVAVVAAMVGYFLVLRGQTFAGHALSHVGFSGAAGAALIGLAPLQGMLAAALAGGVCIGLLGEKLAQRDVAIGIALSFSLGLGLLFLHFYTSNATQTTALLFGNVLAVSAHRVHVLLWLGLACLAGLALISRPLLFASLQPELAQAKGVSLRLYASLFMAVAALATVLSTQVVGVLLVFSLMVGPPAAAQRLTHRVGSGLALSAALALASAWLGIALAYWTDWPCSFWITTLSCVAYLAATVRRRPAP; from the coding sequence GTGTTCGCCTACGAATTCATGCGCAACGCCTACGCGGCCGCCGGCATCGTCGCCGTCGTGGCGGCCATGGTCGGTTACTTCCTGGTCCTGCGCGGCCAGACCTTCGCCGGCCACGCCCTGTCGCATGTGGGCTTTTCCGGCGCCGCCGGCGCCGCGCTGATCGGCCTGGCGCCACTGCAGGGCATGCTGGCCGCAGCCCTGGCCGGCGGCGTCTGCATCGGTCTGCTGGGCGAGAAGCTGGCGCAGCGCGACGTGGCCATCGGCATCGCCCTGTCGTTCTCGCTGGGCCTGGGCCTGCTGTTCCTGCATTTCTATACCTCGAACGCCACGCAGACCACGGCCCTGCTGTTCGGCAATGTGCTGGCCGTCTCCGCGCACAGGGTGCACGTGCTGCTGTGGCTGGGACTGGCCTGCCTGGCCGGGCTGGCGCTGATCTCCCGGCCCTTGCTGTTCGCCAGCCTGCAGCCCGAACTGGCCCAGGCCAAGGGCGTATCGCTGCGCCTATACGCCTCGCTTTTCATGGCTGTCGCTGCGCTGGCCACGGTCCTGAGCACCCAGGTTGTGGGCGTGCTGCTGGTCTTCTCGTTGATGGTCGGTCCTCCCGCCGCCGCGCAGCGCCTGACGCACCGCGTGGGCAGCGGCCTGGCGCTGTCGGCGGCGCTGGCCCTGGCCTCGGCCTGGCTGGGCATCGCCCTGGCCTACTGGACCGACTGGCCGTGCAGCTTCTGGATCACGACGCTCAGCTGCGTGGCCTACCTGGCCGCCACGGTGCGGCGCCGGCCCGCCCCCTAG
- a CDS encoding FadR/GntR family transcriptional regulator: MTAKPSDPRRLYLQIADTLRDLITQPEFVPNGRLPPERALAETLGVSRPSVREALVALELEGLVEIRMGSGVYVCPTPPEPGAAAFSQAELGESLLDIMGARCVIEGAIAGSVAPFCKPKDLKALRGIYSEMVREVRAGRIPVAPDRAFHLAIAQMSGNEVLVRTVASLFDARHSPLSEKLRGHFEDESTWRTTHDEHRAILQALEDHDPIQAQAAMQRHLRHSLERVIAGGQRTGPGVDSP; encoded by the coding sequence ATGACAGCCAAACCCTCCGATCCCCGCCGCCTCTATCTTCAGATCGCCGACACATTGCGCGACCTGATCACCCAGCCGGAGTTCGTGCCGAACGGCCGCCTGCCGCCCGAGCGCGCGCTGGCCGAGACGCTGGGCGTGTCGCGGCCCTCGGTGCGCGAAGCCCTGGTGGCGCTCGAACTGGAGGGCCTGGTCGAGATTCGGATGGGTTCGGGGGTCTATGTGTGCCCGACGCCGCCCGAGCCGGGCGCGGCGGCCTTTTCCCAGGCCGAACTGGGCGAGAGCCTGCTGGACATCATGGGCGCGCGTTGCGTGATCGAGGGCGCGATCGCCGGCAGCGTCGCGCCGTTCTGCAAACCCAAGGACTTGAAGGCCCTGCGCGGCATCTACAGCGAAATGGTGCGCGAGGTCAGGGCGGGAAGAATCCCGGTCGCCCCCGATCGGGCCTTCCATCTCGCGATTGCGCAGATGTCCGGCAACGAGGTGCTGGTGCGCACGGTGGCTTCACTCTTCGATGCCCGGCACAGTCCCTTGTCGGAGAAGCTGCGCGGTCACTTCGAGGACGAAAGCACCTGGCGCACGACGCACGACGAGCATCGGGCCATACTGCAAGCGCTGGAAGACCACGACCCGATTCAGGCCCAGGCGGCCATGCAGCGCCACCTGCGCCACTCGCTGGAGCGGGTCATCGCCGGCGGGCAGCGCACCGGCCCGGGCGTCGACAGTCCCTAG
- a CDS encoding zinc-binding alcohol dehydrogenase family protein, which produces MKTVICEQPGQLAMAERPVPTAGPDDVLIRIRRVGVCGTDLHIFTGNQPYLAYPRVMGHELAGIVESAPAGARVAAGDPVYVMPYLSCGRCIACRAGKGNCCVNIKVLGVHTDGGMAEYLAVPQAFVFKADGVTLDQAAMIEFLAIGAHAVSRADPRPGQRVLVVGAGPIGMAVAIFAKLAGAQVSVLDGRQDRLAVCAGPLKADHTVLLDSTEAATDAAELARITDGEFFDAVFDATGNIKAMERGLQFVAHGGKYVLVSIVSDRISFADPELHKRETTLLASRNATVADFEKVLDAMRAGKIATAALNTHTLELDTLPAEFPKLLDPKAGVIKALVAC; this is translated from the coding sequence ATGAAGACTGTTATCTGCGAACAACCCGGCCAGTTGGCCATGGCCGAACGCCCCGTACCGACCGCCGGCCCCGACGACGTACTGATCCGCATCCGGCGGGTCGGCGTCTGCGGCACCGATCTGCATATTTTCACCGGCAACCAGCCTTATCTCGCCTATCCGCGCGTCATGGGACACGAACTGGCCGGCATCGTCGAGTCGGCCCCTGCCGGCGCGCGCGTCGCGGCGGGAGACCCAGTCTACGTGATGCCTTATCTGTCGTGCGGGCGCTGCATCGCATGCCGCGCAGGCAAGGGCAACTGCTGTGTCAACATCAAGGTGCTGGGCGTGCACACAGACGGCGGCATGGCCGAATACCTGGCGGTGCCGCAGGCCTTCGTCTTCAAGGCCGACGGCGTCACGCTCGACCAGGCCGCGATGATCGAGTTCCTCGCCATCGGCGCCCACGCCGTCTCGCGCGCCGACCCCAGGCCCGGACAGCGCGTGCTGGTCGTGGGCGCCGGCCCCATCGGCATGGCGGTGGCGATCTTCGCCAAGCTGGCCGGCGCGCAGGTCAGCGTGCTCGACGGCCGGCAAGACCGGCTCGCGGTCTGCGCCGGCCCCCTGAAGGCAGATCACACCGTACTGCTGGACAGCACCGAGGCGGCGACCGACGCGGCCGAACTAGCCAGGATCACCGATGGCGAGTTCTTCGACGCGGTGTTCGACGCGACCGGCAACATCAAAGCCATGGAGCGCGGCCTGCAATTCGTCGCGCACGGCGGCAAGTACGTGCTGGTTTCCATCGTCAGCGACCGCATTTCGTTTGCCGACCCGGAATTGCACAAGCGCGAAACCACCCTGCTTGCCAGCCGCAACGCCACAGTCGCCGACTTCGAGAAAGTGCTCGATGCCATGCGCGCCGGCAAGATTGCGACCGCGGCGCTCAATACGCACACGCTCGAACTGGACACCCTGCCCGCCGAATTTCCCAAGCTGCTGGATCCGAAAGCCGGCGTCATCAAGGCGCTGGTAGCCTGCTGA
- a CDS encoding D-mannonate oxidoreductase: MGNPILQFGTSRFLQAHADLFVSEALEAGRALGHVTVVQTTSNPESRARVDALRARKRYDVRIQGIRHETVIDTTVTCRAIDEALNADAHWPGVIERFARDARVVISNTGDSGYACDAEDTADLLSDGARVPRGFAAKLAVLLYARFRAGAEPLTLLPCELVSSNGDTLRGIVADIARAWHCDPAFIRYIEQGCVWVNSLVDRIVSEPIRPVGAYAEPYALWAIERRAGMVLPCGHEAIVVTDDLPRYERLKLLLLNLGHTWLAERWQADGRDADENVLHAMHDPVLRASLESLWRDEVLPVFDALGQGEQARIYLQEVRERFENPFLDHRLADIHRNQGQKKLRRFKPAVDLAHELGLQIGQPRLNQALEQCA, translated from the coding sequence ATGGGCAATCCGATCCTTCAATTCGGCACGAGCCGGTTCCTGCAGGCGCACGCCGACCTCTTCGTCTCCGAGGCGCTGGAGGCCGGCCGCGCGCTGGGGCACGTGACGGTCGTGCAGACGACCTCCAACCCCGAAAGCCGCGCCCGCGTCGATGCCTTGCGCGCGCGCAAGCGCTACGACGTGCGCATCCAGGGCATACGGCACGAAACGGTGATCGACACCACGGTAACGTGCCGCGCCATCGACGAGGCGCTCAACGCCGATGCCCACTGGCCCGGGGTGATCGAGCGCTTCGCACGCGACGCGCGGGTCGTCATCTCAAACACGGGCGACAGCGGCTATGCCTGCGATGCCGAAGACACCGCCGACCTGCTCAGCGACGGCGCGCGCGTTCCCCGCGGATTCGCGGCCAAGCTCGCAGTGCTGCTCTATGCGCGGTTCCGGGCGGGGGCCGAGCCGCTGACGCTGCTGCCCTGCGAACTCGTATCGAGCAACGGCGACACCTTGCGCGGCATCGTCGCCGATATCGCCCGCGCGTGGCACTGCGATCCCGCGTTCATCCGCTACATCGAGCAGGGCTGCGTCTGGGTCAATTCGCTGGTGGACCGTATCGTCTCCGAGCCGATCAGGCCTGTGGGCGCCTACGCCGAACCCTACGCCTTATGGGCAATAGAACGGCGCGCCGGCATGGTGCTGCCTTGCGGACACGAAGCAATAGTGGTCACCGACGACCTGCCGCGCTACGAGCGCCTGAAGCTGCTGCTACTCAACCTGGGCCACACCTGGCTGGCCGAGCGCTGGCAGGCCGACGGTCGCGACGCCGACGAAAACGTGCTGCATGCCATGCACGATCCGGTCCTGCGCGCCAGCCTCGAATCGCTTTGGCGGGACGAGGTGCTGCCGGTATTCGATGCGCTCGGCCAAGGCGAGCAGGCCCGCATCTACCTGCAGGAGGTGCGCGAGCGTTTCGAGAACCCCTTCCTCGATCATCGCCTGGCCGACATCCATCGCAACCAAGGGCAAAAAAAACTGCGCCGATTCAAGCCGGCGGTCGACCTGGCGCACGAGCTCGGCCTGCAAATCGGGCAGCCGCGCTTGAACCAGGCTCTGGAGCAATGCGCATGA
- a CDS encoding MFS transporter, whose translation MRKMRWMVIFLCFLAIAINYIDRANLAVAAPSIEKELGIGPAQMGLILSGFFWTYAFMQIPFGWFADRVGARIALPIAVGWWSIFTAATAAVSSAAGMFGCRLLLGIGEAGAYPSCAKLVSQWFKPQERAIATSIFDSGSRVGSALSIPIVALIISQLGWKAAFVITGLLGVVWVIGWFAIYRGPAHGDMTGEHDVVPTAPRTAVKVPLGSLFRHRTLWGMMLGFFCLNFVIYFFITWFPSYLVQARGFSLTSLGTLGMIPALMAIPSGWLGGWVSDALYRRGWSLTAARKTCMVGGMLMSSIITLSAFTTNTYLMLAFFGIAYGSLAFAAASIWSLPSDVAPTPDYVASIGGIQNFASNLAGIVITTFTGIMLAMTKGSFTIPLVVAGGFCFLGAFSYLVLVGRVEPLSIDAASDR comes from the coding sequence ATGAGAAAAATGCGTTGGATGGTGATATTTCTTTGCTTTCTCGCCATCGCCATCAACTACATCGACCGGGCGAACCTGGCGGTTGCCGCGCCGTCGATCGAGAAAGAACTGGGCATCGGCCCTGCCCAGATGGGCTTGATCCTGAGCGGGTTCTTCTGGACCTACGCGTTCATGCAGATACCGTTCGGCTGGTTCGCCGACCGTGTCGGCGCCCGCATCGCGCTGCCCATCGCGGTGGGCTGGTGGTCGATCTTCACGGCGGCCACCGCCGCGGTGTCGAGCGCCGCGGGCATGTTCGGCTGCCGGCTCCTGCTGGGCATCGGCGAAGCCGGCGCCTACCCCTCGTGCGCCAAACTCGTGAGCCAGTGGTTCAAGCCGCAGGAACGCGCCATCGCCACCAGCATCTTCGACAGTGGCTCGCGCGTCGGCTCGGCGCTGTCGATCCCGATCGTGGCGCTGATCATCAGCCAGCTCGGCTGGAAGGCGGCCTTCGTCATCACCGGCCTGCTCGGCGTGGTGTGGGTCATCGGCTGGTTCGCCATCTATCGCGGCCCGGCGCACGGCGATATGACCGGCGAGCACGACGTCGTGCCCACCGCCCCCAGGACGGCAGTCAAGGTGCCGCTGGGCTCGCTGTTTCGCCACCGCACGCTGTGGGGCATGATGCTCGGCTTCTTCTGCCTGAACTTCGTGATCTATTTCTTCATCACCTGGTTCCCGAGCTACCTGGTGCAGGCGCGCGGTTTCTCGCTGACCTCGCTCGGCACGCTGGGCATGATCCCGGCGCTGATGGCCATACCCAGCGGCTGGCTCGGTGGCTGGGTGTCCGATGCGCTGTACCGCCGTGGTTGGAGCCTGACCGCCGCGCGCAAGACCTGCATGGTCGGCGGCATGCTGATGTCCTCGATCATCACGCTGTCGGCCTTCACCACCAACACGTATCTGATGCTGGCGTTCTTCGGCATCGCCTACGGCAGCCTGGCCTTCGCGGCGGCCAGCATCTGGTCGTTGCCCAGCGACGTCGCGCCGACTCCGGACTATGTCGCTTCGATCGGCGGCATCCAGAACTTCGCCTCGAACCTGGCCGGCATCGTGATCACCACGTTCACGGGCATCATGCTCGCGATGACCAAGGGGTCCTTCACCATTCCGCTCGTCGTGGCAGGAGGATTCTGCTTCCTCGGCGCGTTCAGCTATCTCGTCCTCGTGGGCCGCGTCGAACCGCTGTCCATCGACGCGGCAAGCGACCGCTAG
- a CDS encoding UxaA family hydrolase, whose amino-acid sequence MSTQASAKHAAIRLHPNDDVVIATRQLMSGTRIDTEDLTVSGLIPPGHKIATRAIKAGEPVKRYSQIIGVASQDIARGQHVHTHNLGMSEFERDHAFGIDTHPTVYVDEPAHFMGIRRADGRIATRNYIGILTSVNCSATVARAIADHFRRDVNPQALMDYPNVDGVIALTHGLGCGIDMQGEGIGILRRTLAGYAVHPNFAAALFVGLGCETNQIEGVLESGGLGDSSLRQRSFTIQDTGGTRKTIARGIAMVKEMLEQANRVRREPVPASHLCVGLQCGGSDGYSGISANPALGAAVDRLVRHGGTAILSETPEVYGAEHLLTRRAVSPAVGEKLLKRIAWWQDYCARNGGELNNNPSAGNKAGGLTTILEKSLGAVAKGGTTDLVEVYEYAQPIRAKGFVFMDSPGYDPVSATGQVASGANLICFTTGRGSAYGCAPSPSLKLATNTALWMRQEEDMDINCGGIVDGTAGIDELGQAIFQMMLACASGQRSKSELHGYGQSEFIPWQVGVVT is encoded by the coding sequence ATGTCGACTCAAGCTTCTGCCAAACATGCGGCCATCCGCCTGCACCCCAACGACGACGTCGTCATCGCCACGCGCCAACTCATGTCGGGCACGCGCATCGATACGGAAGACCTGACCGTCTCGGGCCTGATTCCGCCCGGGCACAAGATCGCGACGCGCGCGATCAAGGCAGGCGAACCGGTCAAGCGCTACAGCCAGATCATCGGCGTGGCGAGCCAGGACATTGCGCGCGGGCAGCATGTGCACACGCACAACCTGGGCATGTCCGAATTCGAGCGCGATCACGCCTTCGGCATCGACACGCACCCGACGGTCTATGTGGACGAACCTGCCCATTTCATGGGCATACGCCGCGCGGACGGACGGATCGCGACCCGCAACTACATCGGCATCCTGACGAGCGTGAACTGCTCGGCGACGGTCGCCCGCGCCATCGCCGATCACTTCCGGCGCGACGTGAACCCGCAGGCGCTCATGGACTACCCGAACGTAGACGGCGTGATCGCGCTGACCCACGGACTGGGCTGCGGCATCGACATGCAGGGCGAAGGCATCGGCATACTGCGCCGCACGCTGGCCGGCTACGCGGTGCATCCGAACTTCGCGGCGGCGCTCTTTGTCGGCCTGGGCTGCGAAACCAACCAGATCGAAGGCGTGCTCGAATCCGGCGGACTGGGCGACAGCAGCCTCAGGCAGCGCAGCTTCACCATCCAGGACACCGGCGGCACGCGCAAGACCATCGCGCGCGGCATCGCCATGGTCAAGGAAATGCTCGAGCAAGCGAACCGCGTGCGGCGCGAACCGGTGCCCGCGTCGCACCTGTGCGTCGGCCTGCAGTGCGGCGGCTCGGACGGCTATTCGGGCATCTCCGCCAATCCCGCGCTGGGCGCGGCGGTCGACCGGCTCGTGCGGCATGGCGGCACCGCCATCCTCTCCGAGACCCCCGAGGTCTACGGCGCGGAACACCTGCTGACGCGCCGCGCGGTGAGCCCGGCCGTCGGCGAGAAACTGCTCAAGCGCATCGCCTGGTGGCAGGACTACTGCGCGCGCAACGGCGGCGAACTCAACAACAACCCGTCGGCGGGCAACAAGGCCGGCGGCTTGACGACCATCCTGGAAAAATCGCTCGGCGCGGTAGCCAAGGGCGGCACCACCGACCTGGTCGAGGTCTACGAATACGCGCAGCCGATCCGCGCCAAGGGCTTCGTGTTCATGGACTCGCCCGGCTACGATCCCGTTTCGGCCACGGGCCAGGTCGCCTCGGGCGCCAACCTGATCTGCTTCACCACCGGGCGCGGTTCCGCCTATGGCTGCGCCCCGTCGCCCTCGCTCAAGCTCGCGACCAACACGGCGCTGTGGATGCGCCAGGAAGAGGACATGGACATCAACTGCGGCGGCATTGTCGACGGCACGGCCGGCATCGATGAACTCGGGCAAGCCATCTTTCAGATGATGCTGGCCTGCGCCTCCGGCCAGCGCTCCAAGAGCGAGCTGCACGGTTACGGACAGAGCGAATTCATCCCCTGGCAAGTAGGCGTGGTGACCTGA
- a CDS encoding alpha-hydroxy acid oxidase, translating to MKRRFYSGRDVDRAHGIDDLREMARGRLPNFCFEYIEGGSDDEATLRRNRDVFDEIAFVPRTLVNVARRSTSSELFGKRIEAPFMIGPTGYSGMMFREGDVKMASAAAAAGVPFVLSNVSTVALEEVVRRAGGRIWMQVYLYRSRDAVAKLAARAQAAGVEALVVTTDSAVFGKREWDLRNYARPLQLTLRNKLDVLCHPRWMANVLWPSGMPRFANLGDLLPPGQNSVKGATVTLGRQLDPSLSWDDIAWLRGLWPGKLLVKGVMCAPDAQKAVQAGLDGIVLSNHGGRQLDGAVSAMDVLPEVVRQVDGRLAVMLDGGFRRGSDILKAMALGADAVLVGRATTWGLAAAGQPGVERALHILKTEIDRTLGLLGCCSVAGLDGSYLRWVGHGRMLSGQEGAAPSMRGRD from the coding sequence TTGAAACGCCGTTTTTATTCGGGGCGCGATGTCGATCGCGCCCACGGCATCGACGACCTGCGGGAAATGGCGCGCGGCCGGCTGCCGAATTTCTGTTTTGAATACATCGAGGGCGGCAGCGACGACGAAGCCACCCTGCGGCGCAACCGCGACGTCTTCGACGAAATCGCCTTTGTGCCGCGCACGCTGGTCAACGTCGCGCGGCGCAGCACGAGCTCGGAACTGTTCGGCAAGCGCATCGAAGCCCCCTTTATGATAGGCCCGACCGGCTACAGCGGCATGATGTTCCGCGAAGGCGACGTCAAGATGGCCAGCGCCGCCGCCGCCGCAGGGGTGCCTTTCGTGCTGAGCAATGTGTCGACCGTCGCGCTGGAAGAGGTGGTGCGGCGCGCGGGCGGACGCATCTGGATGCAGGTCTATCTGTACCGCTCGCGCGACGCCGTCGCCAAACTTGCCGCGCGCGCGCAGGCCGCGGGCGTCGAAGCGCTGGTGGTGACCACCGACAGCGCCGTCTTCGGCAAGCGCGAATGGGACCTGCGCAACTACGCCAGACCCTTGCAACTGACCCTGCGCAACAAGCTCGACGTACTGTGCCACCCGCGCTGGATGGCCAATGTGCTGTGGCCCAGCGGGATGCCGCGGTTCGCCAATCTGGGCGACCTGCTGCCGCCGGGCCAGAACAGCGTCAAGGGAGCCACGGTCACCCTGGGCCGGCAGTTGGACCCGTCCCTGTCCTGGGACGACATCGCATGGCTGCGCGGCCTCTGGCCCGGTAAGCTGCTGGTCAAAGGCGTGATGTGCGCGCCGGATGCGCAGAAAGCCGTGCAAGCCGGCCTGGACGGCATCGTTCTGTCCAACCATGGCGGCAGGCAGCTCGACGGCGCGGTATCCGCGATGGACGTGCTGCCCGAGGTCGTGCGCCAGGTCGACGGCAGGCTGGCCGTGATGCTGGACGGAGGATTCCGCCGTGGCTCGGACATACTCAAGGCCATGGCCCTGGGCGCGGACGCGGTACTGGTCGGCCGGGCCACGACCTGGGGCCTGGCGGCCGCCGGCCAGCCGGGCGTCGAGCGCGCCCTGCACATCCTGAAGACGGAAATCGACCGCACGCTCGGCTTGCTGGGCTGCTGCAGCGTGGCCGGCCTGGACGGCAGCTATCTGCGCTGGGTGGGGCATGGCCGAATGCTGAGCGGACAGGAAGGAGCCGCGCCGTCCATGCGCGGACGGGACTGA
- a CDS encoding TetR/AcrR family transcriptional regulator, with protein MAIAASSDPVAAGTLAPKRERGRQRVQAIMSAAMEVFAEKGFDAATMTEIAVRSDTAVGSLYRFFSSKEALADALLLRYTQHAEQGLEEIKRQVPGLSVQSVAGLLVDFMVALQTQRRYALVLLDARGGSGDRRTQFRRAIRAGLAAILRKVSDTLTPARARAMAPVLLHLLKGVSLVRDEEPAVQASLTGEIRELVRLYLLSVR; from the coding sequence ATGGCCATTGCAGCAAGCTCCGACCCCGTAGCCGCCGGTACGCTGGCGCCCAAGCGCGAGCGCGGCCGCCAGCGCGTTCAGGCCATTATGTCGGCCGCCATGGAGGTGTTCGCCGAGAAGGGTTTCGATGCCGCGACGATGACCGAGATCGCGGTGCGGTCCGACACCGCCGTCGGCTCGTTGTATCGGTTTTTCTCTTCCAAGGAGGCGCTGGCCGATGCCTTGCTGCTGCGTTATACCCAGCACGCGGAGCAGGGGCTGGAAGAAATCAAGCGTCAGGTGCCCGGCCTGTCGGTCCAGAGTGTGGCCGGGTTGCTGGTCGATTTCATGGTGGCCTTGCAGACGCAGCGCCGCTACGCCCTGGTGCTGCTGGATGCGCGCGGCGGCAGCGGTGATCGCCGCACGCAGTTCCGGCGCGCGATACGGGCGGGCCTGGCCGCCATCCTGCGCAAGGTTTCGGATACGCTGACGCCGGCCCGGGCCCGGGCCATGGCGCCCGTGCTGTTGCATCTGCTCAAGGGGGTGTCCCTGGTGCGCGACGAGGAGCCGGCCGTGCAGGCCTCGCTCACGGGCGAGATCCGCGAGCTCGTGCGACTTTATTTGCTGTCGGTGCGTTAG
- a CDS encoding isochorismatase family protein, translated as MPLTTLDPKTALVVIDLQKGVVALPTLPHPAAPVIERCAELAEAFRRHDLPVVLVNVAGGAPGRTEQARRAGTLPPDWADLIPEIARQPQDRLVTKRTWGAFMHTDLDAQLRSLDITQIVLCGIATSIGVESTARQAYELGYNVTLAVDAMTDLNTDAHQNSLTRIFPRLGETGSTREVLDLLERTRT; from the coding sequence ATGCCGCTCACCACGCTCGACCCCAAGACCGCTCTGGTCGTCATCGATCTGCAAAAGGGTGTCGTCGCCCTGCCCACCCTGCCGCATCCGGCCGCGCCGGTCATCGAACGCTGCGCCGAACTGGCCGAGGCATTCCGCAGGCACGACTTGCCCGTGGTGCTGGTCAATGTGGCGGGCGGCGCGCCGGGCCGCACCGAACAGGCAAGGCGCGCCGGCACGCTGCCGCCCGACTGGGCCGACCTTATCCCCGAGATCGCGCGGCAGCCGCAGGACCGCCTCGTCACCAAGCGCACCTGGGGCGCCTTCATGCACACCGACCTCGATGCCCAGCTCAGGAGCCTGGACATCACCCAGATCGTGCTGTGCGGCATCGCCACCAGCATCGGCGTCGAATCGACCGCGCGCCAGGCCTACGAGCTGGGCTACAACGTGACGCTGGCCGTGGACGCCATGACCGACCTGAACACCGACGCCCACCAGAACAGCCTGACGCGCATCTTCCCCCGCCTGGGCGAAACCGGTTCCACCCGCGAAGTCCTGGACCTGCTTGAACGCACCCGAACATGA
- a CDS encoding MFS transporter, whose amino-acid sequence MKPMFRSLRVRNYRLWAGCALISNIGSWMQRTAQDWLVLTELTHHDAAAVGITMSLQFGPQVLLIGLTGYAADHFDRRKLLLCTQGLMGLLALGLGLLVLSGAAQLWQVYGFALALGCTTAFDTPARQTFVADLVGEQDLSNAVALNSTSFNMARMVGPALAGTVIAAAGTGWAFVLNAASFVAVLVALRRLDLSQLYPRKERAQGRHGSLAAGLRYVWQRDDLRALLLTIFLVGAFGLNFPIFISTMAVTAFHANASGYGLLTTMMAVGSVCGALMAAGRERPRLRWIYAGAILFGLGCTAAALMPTYWLFGATLVVLGIAAQTITVSTNSLVQMSTEPAMRGRVIAILMAVLMGSTPIGAPFVGWVANQFGPRWALGVAALSGFGAALAGYRLWKSLRRTTMQAPVST is encoded by the coding sequence ATGAAACCCATGTTCCGCTCGCTGCGCGTGCGCAATTACCGCCTCTGGGCCGGCTGCGCGCTGATTTCGAACATCGGCTCCTGGATGCAGCGCACCGCCCAGGACTGGCTGGTCCTGACCGAGCTGACGCACCACGACGCCGCTGCCGTCGGCATCACCATGTCCCTGCAGTTCGGTCCCCAGGTGCTGCTGATCGGGCTGACCGGCTATGCCGCCGACCACTTCGACCGCCGCAAGCTGCTGCTCTGCACCCAGGGCCTCATGGGCCTGCTCGCGCTGGGCCTGGGCCTGCTCGTGCTGAGTGGCGCGGCGCAGCTCTGGCAGGTCTACGGCTTCGCGCTCGCGCTGGGCTGCACCACCGCCTTCGACACGCCGGCGCGGCAGACCTTCGTGGCCGATCTCGTGGGTGAGCAGGATCTGTCCAATGCCGTGGCCCTGAATTCCACCTCGTTCAACATGGCCCGCATGGTGGGGCCCGCGTTGGCGGGCACGGTCATTGCAGCGGCGGGCACGGGCTGGGCCTTCGTCCTGAACGCCGCCTCCTTCGTCGCGGTCCTCGTCGCCCTGCGGCGGCTTGACCTCTCGCAGCTGTATCCCCGCAAGGAGCGCGCCCAGGGCAGGCACGGCAGCCTGGCCGCGGGCCTGCGCTATGTCTGGCAGCGCGACGACCTGCGCGCCCTTCTGCTCACGATCTTCCTGGTCGGCGCGTTCGGCCTGAACTTCCCCATCTTCATTTCCACCATGGCGGTCACGGCCTTTCATGCCAACGCCAGCGGCTACGGCCTGCTCACTACCATGATGGCCGTGGGCTCGGTCTGCGGCGCGCTGATGGCCGCGGGACGTGAAAGACCCAGGCTGCGCTGGATCTACGCCGGCGCCATCCTGTTCGGCCTGGGATGCACGGCCGCGGCGCTCATGCCGACCTACTGGCTCTTCGGCGCCACGCTCGTCGTGCTGGGCATCGCGGCCCAGACCATCACGGTCTCGACCAACAGCCTGGTGCAGATGTCCACCGAACCCGCCATGCGCGGTCGTGTCATCGCCATCCTGATGGCCGTGCTGATGGGCAGCACGCCCATCGGCGCACCCTTTGTCGGCTGGGTCGCCAATCAATTCGGGCCGCGCTGGGCCCTGGGCGTGGCCGCGCTCTCCGGATTCGGCGCGGCGCTGGCGGGATACCGGCTCTGGAAGAGCCTGCGCCGCACTACAATGCAGGCCCCGGTTTCCACCTAG
- a CDS encoding MarR family winged helix-turn-helix transcriptional regulator: MEHGAQQDVNPMPSFIDGYLPYLLAQVSHSISAEFHVQAHEAGLSVTQWRVLSSLCSSGGGMTIGELAFHTVTKQPTLSKVVQRMAVDGLVARTDVRADRRQTRVSLTAKGGRLVEVLCRQAMQHQRAVLQPLGEARAAELMQMLRTLMMSHALPPE, encoded by the coding sequence ATGGAACACGGTGCGCAGCAGGACGTGAATCCGATGCCTTCGTTCATTGACGGCTATCTGCCCTATCTGCTGGCGCAGGTGAGCCACAGCATCTCGGCTGAATTCCATGTCCAGGCCCACGAGGCCGGTCTATCGGTGACGCAATGGCGCGTGCTGAGCAGCCTGTGCAGCAGCGGCGGCGGCATGACGATAGGCGAGCTGGCCTTTCATACCGTCACCAAGCAGCCCACGCTGAGCAAGGTGGTGCAGCGCATGGCGGTCGACGGCCTGGTGGCGCGCACCGATGTGCGTGCGGATCGGCGCCAGACGCGCGTTTCCTTGACGGCCAAGGGAGGCCGACTGGTCGAGGTCTTATGCCGGCAGGCGATGCAGCATCAGAGGGCGGTGCTGCAGCCCCTGGGCGAGGCGCGCGCCGCGGAATTGATGCAGATGCTGCGGACCTTGATGATGTCGCACGCGCTGCCGCCCGAATGA